One genomic region from Sphingomicrobium aestuariivivum encodes:
- the hslU gene encoding ATP-dependent protease ATPase subunit HslU: protein MNEHIPITKAQPLTPKAIVAALDEHIIGQREAKKAVAVALRNRWRRQQLGPELRAEVTPKNILMIGPTGCGKTEISRRLAKLADAPFIKVEATKFTEVGYVGRDVEQIARDLVEEAVRLERDRRRRKVKRAAEEAAMDRLLNALTGETSSEATRASFRERFKDGSLDTAEVEIEVVEAPSSPFDVPGQGGIGMINLSDMMKRMGGQMPRKKRKLKVPAAYDRLVEEEADKRLDDDDVNRAALEDAEANGIVFLDEIDKIAVSDVRGGSVSREGVQRDLLPLIEGTTVATKYGPLKTDHILFIASGAFHVAKPSDMLPELQGRLPIRVELRALTKEDFVAILKDTRASLTDQYRALLGTEDVSVEFTDEGIEALARIAADVNESVENIGARRLQTVMEKLLEDVSFEAEERKGETVVVDAAFVESQLKDIAGDTDLSRYVL from the coding sequence ATGAACGAACATATCCCGATTACGAAGGCGCAGCCGCTCACCCCCAAGGCGATCGTGGCGGCACTGGATGAACATATCATCGGCCAGCGCGAGGCGAAAAAGGCCGTCGCGGTGGCGCTGCGCAATCGCTGGCGGCGCCAGCAGCTCGGCCCCGAACTGCGCGCCGAGGTGACACCCAAGAACATCCTGATGATCGGGCCGACCGGCTGCGGCAAGACCGAGATCAGCCGCCGGCTGGCCAAGCTTGCCGATGCGCCCTTCATCAAGGTCGAGGCGACCAAGTTCACCGAGGTCGGCTATGTCGGCCGCGACGTCGAGCAGATCGCCCGCGACCTCGTCGAGGAAGCGGTGCGGCTGGAACGCGATCGCCGCCGCCGCAAGGTCAAGCGCGCCGCCGAGGAAGCGGCGATGGACCGGCTGCTCAACGCGCTGACGGGCGAGACCTCGAGCGAGGCGACGCGCGCGAGTTTCCGCGAGCGCTTCAAGGACGGCAGCCTCGATACGGCCGAGGTCGAGATCGAGGTGGTCGAGGCGCCCTCTTCTCCCTTCGACGTGCCGGGGCAGGGCGGTATCGGCATGATCAACCTCAGCGACATGATGAAGCGGATGGGCGGGCAGATGCCCAGGAAGAAGCGCAAGCTAAAGGTGCCCGCGGCCTATGACCGGCTGGTCGAGGAAGAGGCCGACAAGCGGCTCGACGATGACGATGTGAACCGCGCCGCGCTCGAGGATGCGGAGGCCAATGGCATCGTCTTCCTCGACGAGATCGACAAGATCGCGGTCTCGGACGTGCGCGGCGGCTCGGTGAGCCGCGAGGGCGTGCAGCGCGACCTGTTGCCGCTGATCGAGGGGACGACGGTCGCGACCAAGTACGGGCCGCTCAAGACCGACCATATCCTGTTCATCGCGAGCGGTGCCTTCCACGTCGCCAAGCCGTCGGACATGCTGCCCGAATTGCAGGGGCGCCTGCCGATCCGCGTCGAATTGCGCGCGCTGACGAAGGAGGATTTCGTCGCCATCCTCAAGGATACGCGCGCCAGCCTGACCGACCAGTATCGCGCCCTGCTCGGCACCGAGGACGTCAGCGTGGAATTCACCGACGAGGGGATCGAAGCGCTCGCGCGCATCGCTGCCGACGTCAACGAGAGCGTCGAGAATATCGGCGCGCGGCGCCTGCAGACGGTGATGGAAAAGCTGCTCGAGGACGTGAGCTTCGAGGCCGAGGAGCGCAAGGGCGAGACGGTGGTCGTGGATGCCGCCTTCGTCGAAAGCCAGTTGAAGGACATTGCCGGCGACACCGACCTGTCGCGCTACGTCCTCTAG
- a CDS encoding FAD-dependent oxidoreductase has product MDRRAFLAASGSGLLLAGCAGPRVLAPAPCRAFADIGAERLLRASAGLRPYRDDGFVVRRDALGPKALVHNYGHGGGGITLSWGSSALAVEAGPRTGPYAVIGAGVMGLTTARLLQERGGEVTIYSAELPQETTSWVAGGQVRPVGIGRRYSQGKQRQLDAAMAISWERFSAMAGPRYGVRWVDTYEREGGERSDIEERYMPVHGRANGLQRYRTMYVETPRFLSELLAQFLADGGRMVVRRFASLEEVAGLDEPVVFNCTGVHARQLVGDTGLVPARGQLAWVERQAVDFAYVLPEGYCFPRDDAVLLGGTWERGQWSRTPEPATIERIMAGHREIQASRCFS; this is encoded by the coding sequence ATGGACCGCCGCGCCTTCCTTGCCGCCTCCGGATCGGGCCTGCTGCTGGCGGGCTGCGCGGGGCCGCGGGTGCTGGCACCGGCGCCATGCCGCGCCTTTGCCGATATTGGCGCGGAGCGGCTGCTGCGCGCGAGCGCGGGGCTCAGGCCCTATCGCGATGACGGGTTCGTGGTGCGGCGCGATGCGCTGGGGCCCAAGGCGCTCGTCCATAATTACGGCCATGGCGGGGGCGGCATCACGCTCAGCTGGGGCTCGTCCGCGCTGGCGGTCGAGGCGGGACCGCGCACCGGCCCTTATGCGGTCATCGGTGCGGGGGTGATGGGGCTGACCACCGCGCGGCTGCTGCAGGAGCGCGGGGGCGAGGTCACCATCTACAGCGCCGAGCTTCCGCAAGAGACGACGAGCTGGGTCGCGGGCGGGCAGGTCCGGCCGGTGGGGATCGGGCGACGCTATTCGCAGGGCAAGCAGCGCCAGCTCGATGCGGCGATGGCGATTTCGTGGGAGCGTTTTTCGGCGATGGCGGGACCGCGCTACGGGGTGCGCTGGGTCGATACCTATGAGCGCGAGGGCGGGGAGCGGAGCGACATAGAGGAGCGCTACATGCCCGTCCACGGGCGGGCGAACGGGTTGCAGCGCTATCGCACCATGTATGTCGAGACGCCGCGCTTCCTGTCCGAACTGCTGGCGCAATTCCTCGCGGACGGGGGGCGGATGGTGGTGCGGCGCTTCGCCTCGCTCGAAGAGGTGGCGGGGCTCGACGAGCCGGTCGTGTTCAACTGCACGGGCGTCCACGCGCGCCAGCTTGTCGGCGACACGGGGCTGGTGCCGGCGCGCGGGCAGCTGGCGTGGGTCGAGCGGCAGGCGGTGGATTTCGCCTATGTGCTGCCCGAGGGCTATTGCTTCCCGCGCGACGATGCGGTGCTGCTCGGGGGCACGTGGGAGCGGGGGCAATGGTCGCGCACCCCCGAGCCCGCGACGATCGAGCGCATCATGGCAGGCCACCGCGAGATCCAGGCGTCGCGCTGCTTCTCTTGA
- the hslV gene encoding ATP-dependent protease subunit HslV translates to MSDTPKFHGTTIIGIKRGGTTVVAGDGQVSLGNTVMKPNAIKVRRLGREGKVVGGFAGATADAFTLFERLEKKLEAHSGKLMRAAVELAKDWRTDKYLRNLEAMMIVADAETMLIVTGNGDVLEPEGGIAAIGSGGNYALAAAKALSDYEQDAEKLARKAMQIAAEVCVFTNDNLTVETV, encoded by the coding sequence ATGAGCGATACACCCAAGTTTCACGGCACCACCATCATCGGCATCAAGCGCGGCGGCACGACCGTCGTGGCGGGCGACGGGCAGGTGTCCCTCGGCAATACGGTGATGAAGCCCAATGCCATCAAGGTCCGCCGCCTCGGCCGCGAGGGCAAGGTGGTGGGCGGCTTTGCCGGTGCCACCGCCGATGCCTTCACCCTGTTCGAGCGGCTCGAGAAGAAGCTGGAGGCGCATTCGGGCAAGCTGATGCGCGCGGCGGTCGAGCTCGCCAAGGACTGGCGCACCGACAAATATCTCCGCAACCTCGAGGCGATGATGATCGTCGCCGATGCCGAGACGATGCTGATCGTCACGGGCAATGGCGACGTGCTCGAGCCCGAGGGCGGGATCGCGGCGATCGGCTCGGGCGGCAACTATGCGCTCGCGGCGGCCAAGGCGCTGTCGGACTATGAGCAGGACGCCGAGAAGCTGGCGCGCAAGGCCATGCAGATCGCCGCCGAGGTGTGCGTCTTCACCAACGACAATCTGACGGTCGAGACGGTCTAG
- a CDS encoding alpha/beta hydrolase encodes MLDRDKMPTPVSPQARRRARRWARRLAVAGETSLYALEKVGVSPIALFDRLSKMREPKDVARQVAEGIAYGDHPRQKLDVYAPVKRGNGPLPMLVFFYGGGWVRGERREFGWVARSMAARGYLVILPDYRLAPEHRFPAFIEDGALSVKWALEHGAELGGDADRLAVAGHSAGGHLAGILALDGRYVEAAGVRGDAIKAAGLISAPTNFMPFVDPRAIAALGAHEPAHETQPYHLAHGDAPPLFLQHGTADIIVRARNAQQLHRKVLAAGGRSEMKLYRGLTHSDPIKAFSPIVDKADIAGDLADFLDAALGLQD; translated from the coding sequence ATGCTTGATCGTGACAAGATGCCGACGCCCGTCTCGCCGCAGGCGCGGCGGCGCGCGCGGCGCTGGGCGCGGCGGCTCGCGGTGGCGGGGGAGACCTCGCTCTATGCGCTGGAGAAGGTCGGCGTGTCGCCGATCGCGCTGTTCGACCGGCTGAGCAAGATGCGCGAGCCCAAGGATGTCGCGCGGCAGGTCGCCGAGGGGATCGCCTATGGCGACCATCCGCGCCAGAAGCTCGACGTCTATGCGCCGGTGAAGCGCGGCAACGGGCCGCTGCCGATGCTCGTCTTCTTCTATGGCGGCGGCTGGGTGCGCGGCGAGCGGCGTGAGTTCGGTTGGGTGGCGCGTAGCATGGCGGCGCGCGGCTATCTCGTCATCCTGCCCGATTACCGGTTGGCCCCCGAGCATCGCTTCCCCGCCTTTATCGAGGACGGGGCGCTCAGTGTGAAATGGGCGCTCGAACATGGTGCCGAGCTGGGCGGCGATGCCGACCGGCTGGCGGTCGCGGGGCATAGCGCGGGCGGGCACTTGGCGGGGATCCTCGCACTGGACGGGCGTTACGTCGAGGCGGCGGGCGTGCGGGGCGATGCGATCAAGGCGGCGGGGCTGATCTCGGCGCCGACCAATTTCATGCCCTTCGTCGACCCGCGCGCGATCGCGGCATTGGGCGCGCACGAGCCCGCGCACGAAACGCAGCCCTATCACCTCGCCCATGGCGATGCGCCGCCCTTGTTCCTCCAGCATGGCACCGCCGACATCATCGTGCGGGCACGCAATGCGCAGCAGCTGCATCGCAAGGTGCTGGCGGCGGGCGGGCGCTCGGAGATGAAGCTCTATCGCGGGCTGACCCACTCCGATCCGATCAAGGCATTTTCGCCCATCGTCGACAAGGCCGACATCGCGGGCGACCTTGCCGATTTCCTCGATGCGGCGCTCGGCTTGCAGGACTGA
- a CDS encoding glycoside hydrolase family 108 protein gives MDYSTPERRVDYLDRLVDGLIDREGGYVDDPADAGGATRFGITERVARAHGYDGPMALLPRAEARAIYRRLYWLRPRFDAVAAVAPGVAAELFDTGANMGPGVASTFLQRALTALNRQGRDYADLVPDGRIGRKTLAALEAFLSLRGEEGETVLLRALEALQGERYLRLAEKRPANETFLYGWLANRLGDRA, from the coding sequence ATGGACTATTCGACGCCCGAACGACGGGTGGACTATCTCGACCGGCTGGTGGACGGGCTGATCGATCGCGAGGGCGGCTATGTCGACGACCCTGCGGATGCCGGCGGGGCGACGCGCTTCGGCATCACCGAGCGGGTGGCGCGCGCGCATGGCTATGACGGGCCGATGGCGCTGCTGCCGCGGGCGGAGGCGCGGGCGATCTACCGGCGGCTCTACTGGCTGCGTCCGCGCTTCGATGCGGTGGCGGCGGTGGCGCCGGGGGTGGCGGCCGAGCTGTTCGACACCGGCGCCAACATGGGGCCGGGGGTGGCCTCGACCTTTCTCCAGCGCGCGCTGACCGCATTGAACCGGCAGGGGCGCGACTATGCCGATCTCGTCCCCGACGGGCGGATCGGGCGCAAGACGCTGGCGGCGCTGGAGGCATTCCTGAGCTTACGCGGCGAGGAGGGCGAGACGGTGCTGCTCCGCGCGCTGGAGGCCCTGCAGGGCGAGCGCTACCTGCGGCTCGCCGAGAAAAGGCCGGCGAACGAGACCTTCCTTTACGGCTGGCTCGCCAACCGGCTCGGGGACCGGGCGTGA
- a CDS encoding autotransporter domain-containing protein, whose product MSKTRLLTATMLAAAAATALPQAASAQRIDRVVSFGDSYTDDGNAFELGGVDPRTTVVYTSGRFSNGAAYTEVLAELLGVSADIFGVGGAKANGGNTNDLLPGLDYQVGSFLAGGYLEQLEVAPGVVIPNPYNDVFPTVSGNFSESDLVTFNIGGNDARDFQLDVALGDADIADLGAEAAASVAGATAAIDAVVAAGAQNISWIAGNTANLPETALYPPAANAGAIRQAYKDIYDAGTRSVLADYASQGIMVHYLDLDTLSGVLAQNLSEFGFTDLACPIFDTAAAAGGDLSSLVCALDDSVASQYVFYGDGVHLTAAGSEVVARYIATQTQAPLTLDGPSDVSFENAHHFTRVIGNRLAGTAPRDGDYAEGVSVFIEGDGFTRTKAMNFSTDEFAMNGAGVTAGVEFGMGNAVVGLAGRYGVPEGEYFRGTSAVDGESLSGAAYGAYALGPIFAQAYVGLGTDSFDLTRTGVLESLPMTAEFDGDHFVAGGKIGYLANILGMRLGPVVGLDHVSLDVDGYSESGDPVLALSVDGVGMDSLRGHAGLEMRTDFEGYGVQIRPYFSMVAEQELDSDQRTYAFAQATAPEIVNSYTTVEVDDSVYGRFNGGFTALIGSNVNLNANMSYSLWKDSGNDASVMVGLGLGF is encoded by the coding sequence ATGTCCAAGACCCGTCTGCTGACCGCCACGATGCTGGCGGCGGCCGCTGCTACCGCCCTGCCGCAGGCCGCCTCGGCCCAGCGCATCGACCGCGTCGTCTCCTTCGGCGACAGCTACACCGATGACGGCAATGCCTTCGAACTGGGCGGCGTGGATCCGCGTACCACCGTGGTCTACACCTCGGGCCGCTTCTCCAACGGTGCGGCCTATACCGAAGTCCTCGCCGAGCTGCTCGGCGTGAGCGCCGACATCTTCGGCGTCGGCGGTGCCAAGGCCAATGGCGGCAACACCAACGACCTGCTCCCGGGCCTCGACTACCAGGTCGGCAGCTTCCTCGCCGGCGGCTATCTCGAGCAGCTCGAAGTCGCCCCCGGCGTCGTCATCCCCAACCCCTATAACGACGTTTTCCCGACCGTTTCGGGCAACTTCTCGGAAAGCGACCTCGTCACCTTCAACATCGGCGGCAACGACGCGCGCGACTTCCAGCTCGACGTCGCGCTGGGTGATGCCGACATCGCCGACCTCGGCGCCGAAGCCGCCGCCAGCGTCGCCGGTGCCACCGCCGCGATCGACGCGGTCGTCGCCGCGGGCGCGCAGAACATCAGCTGGATCGCGGGCAACACCGCCAACCTGCCCGAAACCGCGCTCTATCCGCCGGCCGCCAACGCCGGCGCGATCCGCCAGGCCTATAAGGACATCTACGACGCGGGCACCCGCTCGGTGCTCGCCGACTATGCCTCGCAGGGCATCATGGTCCACTATCTCGACCTCGACACGCTGTCGGGCGTCCTCGCGCAGAACCTGTCGGAATTCGGCTTCACCGACCTTGCCTGCCCGATCTTCGACACGGCGGCCGCGGCCGGCGGCGACCTCAGCTCGCTCGTCTGCGCGCTCGATGACAGCGTCGCCAGCCAGTATGTCTTCTACGGCGACGGCGTGCACCTCACCGCCGCCGGCTCGGAAGTCGTCGCCCGCTACATCGCGACCCAGACGCAGGCCCCGCTGACCCTCGACGGCCCGAGCGACGTGTCGTTCGAGAACGCCCATCACTTCACCCGCGTCATCGGCAACCGCCTCGCCGGCACCGCGCCGCGCGACGGCGACTATGCCGAGGGCGTCAGCGTCTTCATCGAAGGTGACGGCTTCACCCGCACCAAGGCGATGAACTTCTCGACCGACGAATTCGCCATGAACGGCGCGGGCGTCACCGCCGGCGTCGAATTCGGCATGGGCAATGCGGTTGTCGGCCTGGCCGGTCGCTACGGCGTTCCCGAAGGCGAATATTTCCGCGGCACCTCGGCGGTCGACGGCGAGAGCCTGTCGGGCGCGGCCTATGGCGCCTATGCCCTCGGCCCGATCTTCGCGCAGGCCTATGTGGGCCTTGGCACCGACAGCTTCGACCTCACCCGCACGGGCGTGCTCGAAAGCCTGCCGATGACCGCCGAGTTCGACGGCGACCATTTCGTCGCGGGCGGCAAGATCGGCTATCTCGCCAACATCCTCGGCATGCGCCTTGGCCCGGTGGTCGGCCTCGACCATGTCAGCCTCGACGTCGACGGCTATAGCGAGAGCGGCGACCCCGTCCTGGCGCTCAGCGTCGACGGTGTCGGCATGGACAGCCTGCGCGGTCACGCCGGCCTCGAGATGCGCACCGACTTCGAAGGCTATGGCGTCCAGATCCGTCCCTACTTCTCGATGGTGGCGGAACAGGAACTCGACAGCGACCAGCGCACCTACGCCTTCGCGCAGGCCACCGCGCCCGAGATCGTCAACAGCTACACCACCGTCGAAGTCGACGACAGCGTCTACGGTCGCTTCAACGGCGGCTTCACCGCGCTCATCGGCTCGAACGTCAACCTCAACGCCAACATGTCCTACTCGCTGTGGAAGGACAGCGGCAACGACGCCAGCGTGATGGTGGGCCTCGGTCTCGGCTTCTAA
- a CDS encoding DUF389 domain-containing protein, translated as MTDTSAPRPTVEINDNLKILALLRRQWRRHFVREVDHEAAITRLREESGADPRYIFMIAMSAGIAVLGLIMSSPAVVIGAMLLSPLMGPIIGAGFALATWDVRWMRTCARALFLGVLAAVLFSAFLSWLSPIQQITSEIAARTRPTLLDLFVALFSALAGSYAMIKGRAGTIVGVAIAVALMPPLATVGFGLATLDWDVFGGALMLFTTNLVTIAAAAAAMARFYGFRTSLSKKRGIVQSLVIIGALILLAVPLTLSLRDIAFEAQATRSINQAVAREFDKRAVIDALSIDWDAEPLAVSAIVLTPDLRSEAETRAERVLADTLERPVAVQIEQFQVDVGGEAAQQAALAAARGREAAEAVQRQVDSLTQIVSIVAGVDPQDVLVDRDKRRVQARARAIRGADYAAYRGFEERIADRVPGWSVELVPPLLPLRPIAIGEEGGLDPETLGTAIWAARRLDMGLAATGPAPALETLAELTGDLPLEREVDEDAATLTLRWQAPSAGN; from the coding sequence ATGACCGATACGAGCGCGCCGCGTCCCACCGTCGAGATCAACGACAATCTCAAGATCCTCGCCCTGCTGCGTCGCCAGTGGCGCCGCCATTTCGTCCGCGAGGTCGACCATGAGGCCGCCATCACCCGCCTGCGCGAGGAAAGCGGCGCCGACCCGCGCTACATCTTCATGATCGCCATGTCGGCGGGCATAGCGGTGCTCGGCCTCATCATGTCCTCGCCTGCGGTGGTCATCGGTGCGATGCTCCTGTCGCCGCTGATGGGCCCGATCATCGGCGCGGGCTTCGCGCTCGCCACCTGGGACGTGCGCTGGATGCGCACCTGCGCCCGCGCCCTGTTCCTCGGCGTGCTGGCCGCCGTGCTCTTCTCCGCCTTCCTGTCGTGGCTCAGCCCGATCCAGCAGATCACCAGCGAGATCGCAGCGCGAACCCGACCCACGCTCCTCGACCTGTTCGTGGCGCTCTTCTCCGCGCTCGCGGGCTCCTACGCGATGATCAAGGGCCGCGCCGGCACCATCGTCGGGGTCGCCATCGCGGTCGCCTTGATGCCCCCGCTCGCCACCGTCGGCTTCGGCCTCGCCACCCTCGACTGGGACGTGTTCGGCGGCGCGCTCATGCTGTTCACGACCAACCTCGTCACCATTGCCGCCGCTGCCGCCGCGATGGCGCGCTTCTACGGCTTCCGCACCTCGCTCTCGAAGAAGCGCGGCATCGTCCAGTCGCTCGTCATCATCGGCGCGCTCATCCTTCTCGCCGTGCCGCTCACCCTCAGCTTGCGCGACATCGCCTTCGAGGCGCAGGCGACGCGCTCGATCAACCAGGCGGTCGCCCGCGAATTCGACAAGCGCGCGGTCATCGATGCCCTGTCGATCGACTGGGACGCCGAGCCGCTCGCCGTCTCCGCCATCGTCCTCACCCCCGACCTTCGCAGCGAGGCCGAGACCCGCGCCGAACGCGTCCTCGCCGACACGCTCGAGCGCCCCGTCGCCGTCCAGATCGAGCAGTTCCAGGTCGATGTCGGGGGCGAGGCGGCACAGCAGGCCGCCCTCGCCGCCGCGCGCGGGCGCGAGGCCGCCGAGGCCGTCCAGCGGCAGGTCGACAGCCTTACCCAGATCGTCTCGATCGTCGCCGGCGTGGATCCGCAGGACGTGCTCGTCGACCGCGACAAGCGACGCGTCCAGGCACGCGCGCGCGCCATCCGCGGCGCCGACTATGCCGCCTATCGCGGCTTCGAGGAGCGCATCGCCGACCGCGTGCCGGGCTGGAGCGTCGAGCTCGTGCCCCCGCTCCTGCCGCTCCGCCCGATCGCCATCGGCGAGGAAGGCGGGCTCGATCCCGAGACGCTCGGCACCGCGATCTGGGCCGCGCGCCGTCTCGACATGGGGCTGGCAGCCACCGGCCCCGCGCCCGCGCTCGAGACGCTCGCCGAGCTGACCGGCGACCTGCCGCTCGAGCGCGAGGTGGACGAGGATGCCGCCACGCTCACGCTTCGCTGGCAGGCACCGTCGGCGGGCAATTGA
- a CDS encoding CIA30 family protein, which produces MEFLMAISLALAPGECRTIADFSDPAERARWQVVNDGVMGGLSRGGLSPAGEALRFSGQIVTDGGGFSSIRRDLAPAAIDGASHVRVTMRGDGRQYQLSLRSDQNVSGRRVAYRGDLEPEGAMASVAIEALSPSLFGQALRGPGYDLSSAHSIGVILADGRDGPFELDLMAIEACRE; this is translated from the coding sequence ATGGAGTTTCTCATGGCCATTAGCCTTGCCCTCGCCCCCGGCGAATGCCGCACAATCGCCGACTTTTCCGATCCCGCCGAGCGCGCGCGCTGGCAGGTCGTCAATGACGGGGTGATGGGCGGCCTGTCGCGCGGGGGACTGTCGCCCGCTGGCGAGGCGCTGCGCTTTTCGGGCCAGATCGTGACCGACGGGGGTGGCTTTTCATCGATCCGCCGGGACCTCGCACCTGCCGCCATTGACGGCGCGAGCCATGTGCGCGTGACGATGCGCGGCGACGGGCGCCAATATCAGCTGAGCCTGCGCTCGGACCAGAATGTGAGCGGGCGGCGGGTCGCCTATCGCGGCGATCTCGAGCCCGAGGGCGCGATGGCGTCGGTGGCAATCGAGGCGCTGTCACCCTCGCTGTTCGGGCAGGCGTTGCGCGGGCCGGGCTATGACCTGTCCTCCGCGCACAGCATCGGCGTGATCCTCGCCGACGGGCGCGACGGGCCGTTCGAGCTCGACTTGATGGCGATCGAGGCATGTCGCGAGTGA
- the uvrB gene encoding excinuclease ABC subunit UvrB has product MAIQIRTSLAEPETGEEFKPHRPARPEKAEGGRKFVLKSDYEPAGDQPTAIRELTEGVRDHGENSQVLLGVTGSGKTFTMAKVIETLQRPALILAPNKILAAQLYGEFKSFFPDNAVEYFVSYYDYYQPEAYVPRTDTYIEKESSINEAIDRMRHSATRSLLERDDVIIVASVSCLYGIGSVETYSAMTFSLKKDDSVDQREIIRKLVALQYKRNDANFTRGSFRVRGDNLEIFPSHYEDMAWRVSFFGDDVEEILEFDPLTGKPGAKLDRVKIYANSHYVTPGPTLEQARHAIKHELEERLKELTAEGKLLEAQRLEQRTNFDLEMIAATGSCAGIENYSRFLTGRLPGEPPPTLFEYLPDNALLFVDESHQTVPQIGAMARGDHRRKITLAEHGFRLPSCIDNRPLRFNEWDAMRPQSMFVSATPGPWEMEETGGVFSEQVIRPTGLIDPPVDIRPVEDQVDDLVNEARKVAAAGYRTLVTTLTKRMAEDLTEYMHEQGLKVRYMHSDVETLERIELIRDLRVGVYDVLVGINLLREGLDIPECGLVAILDADKEGFLRSETSLIQTIGRAARNVDGRVILYADRVTGSMERALNETQRRREKQVAYNKEHGITPQSTKRAVEDLLKDVKDAVAGGAAHPQAEAPPLAGHNLRAYIGELEEKMRKAAADLEFEEAARLRDEIRKLEEDELGIPEAERAAPKVGYSNAGRPGTRKTRFGKTKAKRMGGRP; this is encoded by the coding sequence ATGGCCATCCAGATCCGCACCAGCCTCGCCGAACCCGAGACGGGGGAAGAGTTCAAGCCGCATCGTCCCGCGCGCCCCGAGAAGGCAGAGGGGGGCAGGAAGTTCGTGCTGAAGTCGGACTACGAGCCCGCGGGCGACCAGCCGACCGCGATCCGCGAGCTGACCGAGGGCGTGCGCGACCATGGCGAGAACAGCCAGGTGCTGCTCGGCGTCACGGGCTCGGGCAAGACGTTCACGATGGCCAAGGTGATCGAGACGCTGCAGCGGCCCGCGCTCATCCTCGCGCCCAACAAGATCCTCGCCGCGCAGCTCTATGGCGAGTTCAAGAGCTTCTTTCCCGACAATGCGGTCGAATATTTCGTCAGCTACTACGACTATTACCAGCCCGAGGCCTACGTCCCGCGGACCGACACCTATATCGAGAAGGAATCGTCCATCAACGAGGCGATCGACCGGATGCGCCACTCGGCGACGCGGTCGCTGCTCGAACGCGACGACGTCATCATCGTCGCCTCGGTGAGCTGCCTCTACGGCATCGGGTCGGTCGAGACCTATTCGGCGATGACCTTCAGCCTCAAGAAGGACGACAGCGTCGACCAGCGCGAGATCATCAGGAAGCTGGTGGCGCTCCAGTACAAGCGCAACGATGCCAATTTCACGCGCGGCAGTTTCCGCGTGCGCGGCGACAATCTCGAGATCTTCCCCTCGCACTATGAGGACATGGCGTGGCGCGTGTCCTTCTTCGGCGACGACGTGGAGGAAATCCTCGAGTTCGATCCGCTGACCGGCAAGCCGGGGGCCAAGCTCGACCGCGTGAAGATCTATGCCAATTCGCACTATGTGACGCCGGGGCCCACGCTCGAACAGGCGCGCCATGCGATCAAGCATGAGCTGGAGGAGCGGCTGAAGGAGCTGACGGCGGAGGGCAAATTGCTCGAGGCGCAGCGGCTCGAACAGCGGACCAATTTCGATCTCGAGATGATCGCCGCCACCGGCTCTTGCGCGGGGATCGAGAATTATTCGCGCTTTCTCACGGGACGCCTGCCGGGCGAGCCGCCGCCAACGCTGTTCGAATATCTCCCCGATAATGCGCTGCTGTTCGTCGACGAAAGCCACCAGACGGTGCCGCAGATCGGCGCGATGGCGCGGGGCGATCATCGGCGCAAGATCACGCTGGCCGAGCATGGTTTCCGGCTGCCGAGCTGTATCGACAACCGCCCGCTCCGCTTCAACGAGTGGGACGCGATGCGCCCCCAGTCGATGTTCGTGTCGGCAACGCCGGGTCCGTGGGAGATGGAGGAGACGGGCGGGGTGTTCTCCGAACAGGTCATCCGCCCGACCGGCCTCATCGACCCGCCAGTCGATATCCGCCCCGTGGAGGACCAGGTCGACGATCTCGTCAACGAGGCACGGAAGGTGGCGGCGGCGGGCTATCGCACGCTGGTCACGACGCTGACCAAGCGGATGGCCGAGGACCTCACCGAATATATGCACGAGCAGGGCCTCAAGGTGCGCTACATGCACTCGGACGTCGAGACGCTGGAGCGCATTGAGCTCATTCGCGACCTGCGGGTCGGGGTCTATGACGTGCTGGTCGGGATCAACCTCCTGCGCGAGGGGCTCGACATTCCCGAATGCGGGCTGGTCGCCATCCTCGATGCCGACAAGGAAGGTTTCCTGCGTTCCGAGACGTCGCTCATCCAGACGATCGGGCGCGCGGCGCGCAATGTCGACGGGCGCGTCATCCTCTATGCCGACCGGGTGACGGGCTCGATGGAGCGTGCGCTGAACGAAACGCAGCGCCGCCGCGAGAAGCAGGTCGCCTATAACAAGGAGCATGGCATCACACCGCAGTCGACCAAGCGCGCGGTCGAGGACCTGCTCAAGGACGTCAAGGACGCGGTCGCGGGCGGCGCGGCGCATCCGCAGGCCGAGGCGCCCCCGCTCGCGGGGCACAATTTGCGCGCCTATATCGGCGAACTCGAGGAGAAGATGCGGAAAGCCGCCGCCGATCTCGAATTCGAGGAAGCGGCGCGGCTGCGCGACGAGATCAGGAAGCTCGAGGAAGACGAGCTCGGCATCCCCGAAGCCGAACGCGCCGCGCCCAAGGTCGGCTATTCCAACGCCGGCCGCCCGGGCACGCGCAAGACGCGCTTCGGCAAGACCAAGGCCAAGCGGATGGGCGGGCGGCCTTAA